The genomic interval CTCCAGCGTCCGCGACCCGAGCGCGGCGTTTGGCGGGCATGGGACAATGGCCGCACCCGGATGCGGCTGACTCCTCCGCGTGACATCTGGCTCCGGCTCGCGCGCCTGCTCGCGCTCGGGTCCGCCCCCGCCCTTGCCTTCGCGATGAGCCTGGGCGCGCCGCCCCCCGCCTGCGCGGCGGATGCGCCGCTCGTCACCGTCGACCTCATCTCGGAATCCGCGGGCATCAGCCCCGGGGGCGCGATCTGGGTGGGCATCCGCCAGCGCATCGCGCCCGGTTGGCACACCTACTGGATCAACCCCGGCGACTCCGGCGAGGCCCTCACGATCGAGTGGGCGCTGCCCCCCGGCTTCACCGCGGAGCCCATTGTATGGCCGCATCCCGAGCGCATTCCCGTTGGCCCCGCGATGAGCCACGGCTACACGGGCGAGACCGTGCTCCTGGTCCGCGTGAGCGCGCCCTCCGGTCTTCCGCCGGGACGCGACGTCGTACTGCGCGGTCGCGCCGCCTGGCTCGTGTGCGAGAAGATCTGC from Candidatus Methylomirabilota bacterium carries:
- a CDS encoding protein-disulfide reductase DsbD domain-containing protein encodes the protein MRLTPPRDIWLRLARLLALGSAPALAFAMSLGAPPPACAADAPLVTVDLISESAGISPGGAIWVGIRQRIAPGWHTYWINPGDSGEALTIEWALPPGFTAEPIVWPHPERIPVGPAMSHGYTGETVLLVRVSAPSGLPPGRDVVLRGRAAWLVCEKIC